Proteins encoded by one window of Vitis riparia cultivar Riparia Gloire de Montpellier isolate 1030 chromosome 11, EGFV_Vit.rip_1.0, whole genome shotgun sequence:
- the LOC117925114 gene encoding stress-response A/B barrel domain-containing protein UP3-like → MLGLKVRTLFFSPLSSSPKPHLKPYSLSSPSNFCIRMSSSSASSQIIEHVVLFKVKDETEPAKVAGMMSGLNGLTSLDQVLHLSAGPIHRNRSSMFKFTHMLHSRYSSKEDLSVYSGHPSHMSVVKESVLPICEDVMAVDWVADNLSGPVVPRPGSAMRLTFMRLNEGLGDEEKEKVLGAVGEIKDCLGSLDQMTYGENFSPARAKGFSIASIAIFPGLNELEALDSNPEVVQLQKDKVRDLLDRVIVLDYVVPPPQSASL, encoded by the coding sequence ATGTTAGGTTTGAAAGTACGGACACTCTTCTTCTCTCCACTCTCTTCTTCCCCCAAACCTCATCTCAAGCCCTACTCGCTATCCTCACCGTCCAATTTCTGTATCAGGATGTCGTCGTCGTCAGCGTCGTCGCAGATCATCGAACACGTCGTCCTCTTCAAGGTCAAGGACGAGACGGAGCCGGCGAAGGTCGCCGGCATGATGTCCGGACTTAACGGCCTGACCTCTCTCGACCAGGTACTCCACCTCTCGGCCGGGCCCATCCATCGCAACCGATCGTCGATGTTCAAGTTCACTCACATGCTTCACAGTCGCTACAGCTCCAAAGAAGATCTGAGCGTCTACTCTGGGCATCCAAGCCACATGAGCGTGGTGAAAGAGTCGGTTTTGCCGATCTGCGAGGACGTGATGGCCGTCGATTGGGTGGCTGATAATCTTTCCGGTCCGGTGGTGCCGCGGCCTGGGTCGGCGATGAGATTGACGTTCATGAGGTTGAATGAGGGTTTGGGAGAtgaggagaaggagaaggtCTTGGGAGCGGTCGGGGAGATTAAGGATTGTCTTGGATCGTTGGATCAGATGACTTATGGTGAGAATTTCTCGCCCGCGAGGGCCAAAGGGTTTTCGATTGCGTCGATCGCGATCTTTCCGGGATTGAACGAATTAGAGGCCTTGGATTCAAATCCGGAAGTGGTGCAGTTGCAAAAGGATAAGGTTAGGGACCTTTTGGACCGCGTGATTGTGCTGGATTACGTGGTTCCACCACCGCAATCTGCTAGCCTTTGA
- the LOC117925703 gene encoding acyl-CoA-binding protein-like: protein MALQEEFKEFSEKAKSLPPTTMDADKLVLYGLYKQATVGTVDTNRPGIFSPKERAKWDAWKAVEGKTKEEAMSDYIVKVKQLQEGTSA from the exons ATGGCTTTGCAG GAGGAGTTCAAAGAATTTTCTGAGAAGGCCAAGTCGTTGCCTCCAACAACAATGGATGCAGATAAACTAGTCCTTTACGGGCTTTATAAGCAAGCAACAGTTGGAACTGTTGACACAA ATCGACCAGGAATCTTCAGCCCAAAAGAGCGGGCGAAATGGGATGCCTGGAAGGCAGTTGAAG GGAAGACAAAAGAAGAAGCAATGAGTGACTACATCGTGAAGGTGAAGCAGTTGCAGGAAGGAACTTCTGCATAA